A single genomic interval of Porphyromonas sp. oral taxon 275 harbors:
- the hemW gene encoding radical SAM family heme chaperone HemW produces MNLYLHIPFCASRCSYCDFYKETKQDERLAFLRALEMELCSRRSELPEGALVEHIYLGGGTPSQLSISELERLFDTIWRHYPIAEGGEITIECNPDDVTPDYARGLAQLPTNRVSMGVQSFHEADLRFLSRRHSAEQVTAAVDALRSEGLTNLSLDLIYGLPRQTEELWEANIARFLELDVPHLSAYHLIYEEGTALMRLLQAGKVQAVDEEASLRFFELLIQRLKAAGYEHYEISNFARPGCYAQHNTGYWQGVPYLGFGPSAHSYDGERRRSYNVASLRDYIAGMERGVRDYEEELLGEEELQHEYILTRMRTQWGIVYADYAERFGEPALSALRRAAAPYLATERLTEAGGILRLTERGVFVSDGILADLFV; encoded by the coding sequence TTGAACCTCTACCTCCATATCCCTTTCTGCGCGAGCCGCTGCTCCTACTGCGACTTCTACAAGGAGACGAAGCAGGACGAGCGGCTCGCCTTCCTTCGTGCCCTAGAGATGGAGCTCTGTAGCCGCCGCTCGGAGCTGCCCGAGGGCGCGCTGGTGGAGCATATCTACCTCGGGGGCGGTACGCCCTCGCAGCTCAGCATCTCCGAGCTGGAGCGCCTCTTCGACACCATCTGGCGCCACTATCCTATAGCTGAGGGTGGGGAGATCACCATCGAGTGCAACCCCGATGACGTGACGCCCGACTATGCCCGAGGGCTGGCGCAGCTGCCGACCAACCGCGTGAGCATGGGCGTGCAGAGCTTCCACGAGGCCGATCTGCGCTTCCTCAGCCGCCGCCACAGTGCCGAGCAGGTCACGGCGGCTGTCGACGCGCTACGCAGCGAGGGACTGACGAACCTTAGCCTCGACCTTATCTACGGCCTCCCCCGACAGACGGAGGAGCTCTGGGAGGCCAATATCGCACGCTTCCTCGAGCTTGACGTGCCGCACCTCTCCGCCTACCATCTGATCTATGAGGAAGGGACGGCGCTGATGCGTCTGCTGCAGGCGGGTAAGGTGCAGGCGGTGGATGAGGAGGCGAGCCTACGCTTCTTCGAGCTGCTCATCCAGCGCCTCAAGGCTGCAGGCTACGAGCACTACGAGATCTCTAACTTCGCCCGCCCGGGCTGCTATGCCCAGCACAATACGGGCTACTGGCAGGGCGTGCCCTACCTCGGCTTCGGCCCCTCGGCGCACAGCTACGACGGCGAGCGCCGACGCAGCTACAATGTCGCCTCGCTCCGCGACTATATCGCGGGCATGGAGCGCGGCGTGCGTGACTACGAGGAGGAGCTACTGGGCGAGGAGGAGCTGCAGCACGAGTACATCCTCACGCGTATGCGTACGCAGTGGGGCATCGTCTATGCGGACTATGCGGAGCGCTTCGGCGAGCCGGCCCTCTCGGCTCTGCGTCGCGCTGCCGCGCCCTACCTCGCGACCGAGCGCCTCACGGAGGCGGGTGGCATCCTGCGCCTCACCGAGCGCGGCGTCTTCGTCTCCGACGGCATCCTTGCCGACCTCTTCGTCTAA